In a genomic window of Virgibacillus sp. SK37:
- the zapA gene encoding cell division protein ZapA, which produces MSEHEKSRLTVEIHNKTYTIIGSESPSHVRLVASLVDQKMNEIQDSNRHLDTAKLAVLTAVNTMSDYLKLKEDYATLLGSLNKKEDK; this is translated from the coding sequence AACATGAAAAATCTAGACTAACTGTTGAAATACATAACAAAACATATACGATTATTGGTTCAGAATCTCCAAGTCATGTACGGTTGGTTGCCAGCCTCGTTGATCAGAAAATGAATGAGATTCAAGATTCGAATCGACATCTTGATACAGCTAAATTGGCAGTTTTGACTGCTGTTAATACGATGAGCGATTACCTGAAACTTAAAGAAGATTATGCTACATTACTAGGCTCATTGAATAAGAAAGAGGATAAATAA
- a CDS encoding CvpA family protein translates to MVDIIIIMILIFGFLIGLKRGLILQLFHLISFVVAFIVAALYYDQLGPKLALWIPYPELPDESKWAEFLQNLPLENGFYNAIAFAIIFFAVKIILQIIASMLDFIASLPVLNSVNKILGAVLGFVEIYLLLFIILYIMALTPMEGIQSWINRSNMALLILEHTPYLSGQIQELWFTHIADMLKE, encoded by the coding sequence ATGGTTGATATTATTATCATTATGATTTTGATTTTTGGTTTTTTAATTGGATTAAAGAGAGGATTAATTCTACAATTATTTCATCTAATAAGTTTTGTGGTGGCTTTCATAGTTGCAGCTCTTTATTATGATCAGTTAGGACCAAAGCTAGCGTTATGGATACCATATCCTGAATTACCAGACGAAAGTAAATGGGCCGAATTTCTTCAGAATCTACCTTTGGAAAACGGCTTTTACAATGCAATAGCCTTCGCTATCATATTTTTTGCTGTGAAGATTATCTTGCAAATTATTGCTTCTATGCTTGACTTTATTGCATCTCTTCCAGTCCTTAACTCTGTGAATAAGATATTGGGGGCAGTACTTGGATTTGTAGAAATTTATTTACTACTCTTTATTATATTATATATCATGGCGTTAACACCAATGGAGGGTATACAATCATGGATAAATAGGTCAAACATGGCACTATTAATTCTTGAACATACACCATACTTGTCTGGACAGATTCAGGAATTATGGTTTACCCATATTGCAGATATGTTGAAAGAATAG
- the polX gene encoding DNA polymerase/3'-5' exonuclease PolX produces the protein MTINKKDVIKLLEKIAIYLELKGENPFKISAYRKAAQALERDDRSLNDIDDFTKINGIGKGTSTVMEEFIEQGESKTLQELEKEVPEGLVPLLQLPGLGGKKLAKLYQELGVTDKQTLQEACENGQVESLSGFGKKTAEKILEAIEESGKRPERLPIAIMLPIAEKIEQYVKQIKEVKDFSRAGSLRRMRETVKDLDFIIATEEPAIVRDTLLKMENIKDVIAKGETKVSVTIDEVYDVNIDFRLVSKSEFASTLHHFTGSKEHNVAMRQRAKERGEKISEYGVEVEETEELLTFESEADFFNHFGLTFIPPEVRENTGELEAYEEHVDLLELKDIKGDLHMHTTWSDGAQSLEEMANMAREIGYSYIAITDHSKYLRVANGLNEKRLREQREKINKLNQKYKDFHIFAGVEMDILPDGKLDFSTDFLNEMDFVIGAIHSNFNQPKEKIMDRLYAALENPYVSLIAHPTGRLIGRRNGYEVEMDKLIMRAKETDTALEINANPNRLDLSAEWARKANDMGVKLAVNTDAHNYQMLDHMKYGIGTARKGWANKKNVLNTWPKEKLIDYFNRNK, from the coding sequence ATGACGATAAATAAAAAAGATGTTATAAAATTATTGGAAAAAATTGCGATTTATCTAGAATTAAAAGGAGAAAATCCATTTAAAATTTCAGCGTATAGAAAAGCCGCTCAAGCCTTAGAACGAGACGACAGATCGCTAAATGATATAGATGATTTCACAAAAATAAATGGAATTGGTAAAGGAACCAGTACTGTTATGGAAGAATTCATCGAACAAGGAGAATCTAAAACGCTACAAGAACTAGAGAAGGAAGTACCAGAAGGATTAGTTCCACTTCTTCAGTTACCCGGATTAGGAGGTAAAAAGCTGGCCAAACTTTACCAAGAATTGGGGGTAACGGACAAACAAACATTACAAGAGGCTTGTGAAAACGGCCAAGTAGAAAGTTTATCCGGTTTTGGGAAGAAGACCGCAGAGAAGATTTTGGAGGCTATTGAGGAAAGTGGTAAAAGGCCGGAACGTCTGCCAATTGCTATTATGCTTCCGATCGCTGAAAAAATAGAGCAATATGTGAAGCAAATTAAAGAGGTGAAAGATTTCTCCCGTGCAGGCAGTTTACGAAGAATGCGAGAGACTGTTAAAGATCTTGATTTCATAATTGCAACAGAGGAGCCTGCAATTGTGCGCGACACTCTCCTTAAAATGGAAAATATTAAGGATGTTATTGCAAAGGGTGAAACCAAGGTGTCAGTCACAATTGATGAGGTATATGATGTCAATATAGATTTTCGCCTTGTTTCTAAGAGTGAATTTGCTTCCACATTACACCATTTTACTGGTTCAAAAGAACACAATGTCGCAATGAGACAACGCGCTAAAGAGCGAGGGGAAAAGATTAGTGAATATGGGGTGGAGGTAGAAGAAACAGAAGAACTCCTCACTTTTGAAAGTGAAGCAGACTTTTTTAACCACTTTGGTCTTACTTTCATCCCTCCTGAAGTCAGAGAAAACACAGGAGAGCTTGAGGCATACGAGGAGCACGTAGATCTTCTTGAATTGAAAGATATTAAGGGAGATCTTCATATGCATACAACCTGGAGTGACGGTGCTCAGTCCCTTGAAGAAATGGCCAATATGGCGCGAGAGATAGGCTATTCCTATATTGCGATTACAGATCATTCAAAGTATCTTCGAGTTGCAAATGGCTTGAATGAGAAAAGGTTAAGAGAACAAAGAGAGAAGATAAATAAATTAAATCAGAAATATAAAGATTTTCATATCTTTGCAGGTGTGGAAATGGATATATTACCAGATGGGAAGTTGGATTTCTCCACTGACTTCTTAAATGAAATGGACTTTGTAATTGGGGCTATTCATTCAAATTTTAATCAACCAAAGGAAAAAATAATGGATCGTTTATATGCTGCTTTGGAAAACCCCTATGTGTCGCTAATTGCACATCCGACTGGGAGGTTAATTGGCAGAAGAAATGGTTATGAAGTCGAAATGGATAAATTAATTATGCGAGCAAAGGAAACAGATACTGCATTAGAAATAAATGCAAATCCAAATCGGTTGGATCTTTCTGCAGAATGGGCAAGAAAGGCAAATGATATGGGAGTTAAGCTTGCCGTTAATACAGATGCCCATAATTATCAAATGCTTGATCATATGAAATATGGGATTGGGACAGCCAGAAAGGGTTGGGCAAATAAAAAAAATGTGTTAAACACATGGCCAAAAGAGAAACTAATTGACTACTTTAATCGTAATAAATAG
- a CDS encoding endonuclease MutS2: MNDRVLRVLEYKKIRDELINQTETSLGKKMAGKLKPSTKFKEVVYLQNETDEAMQIIRLNLHVPLGGIRDINESLKRAVIGGVLSTVECLDVANTIYGGRQVKDFIEKLEENIPILQDLVLRITPLRELEKNIKSSIDDHGHMMDSASQRLRSIRSTIRTLESRVRDKLDSFTKTKSNMLSDSIITIRNDRYVLPVKQEYRGSIGGIVHDQSASGQTLFMEPRAVVDLNNQLQEASIQEKQEVERILRELSEQIANQEGFLTENIAVLGQIDFMFARAKLGNRMKASKPKMNERGIIKMKQARHPLITADEVVANDVEIGDTYTTIVITGPNTGGKTVTLKMVGLCTLMAQSGLQVPALDGCELSVFKQVFADIGDEQSIEQNLSTFSSHMTNIVNIMEEVDDRSLVLFDELGAGTDPQEGAALAMSILDEVISRNARVIATTHYPELKAFGYNREQVVNASVEFDVNTLRPTYRLLLGVPGRSNAFEISKRLGLRTTIIENAKSHIGTDSESVENMIASLEKSQIEAENDYEKAHEILMESEKIHEELKKQWKQFEQKRENLFKKAEEKAEKALTRAREEAEEIVQEIRRMKTGAELKEHEWIEAKKMLEDAKPELSSKEQEIQTPTPSTAKELRNGDEIKLLTINQKGTIVEKINDKEYLIQVGIMKVKANRKDLQLIGKQKQTYEKPLTTVKGSNYHVKPELDLRGERFEDALLQLEKYMDDVFLAGYSKVSIIHGKGTGALRKGVQDFVKNHPRIKSSRAGAAGEGGSGVTVIELN; the protein is encoded by the coding sequence ATGAATGACCGTGTGCTTCGTGTACTTGAATATAAAAAAATTAGAGATGAATTAATCAATCAGACAGAAACATCTTTGGGCAAGAAAATGGCTGGTAAATTGAAGCCGTCAACAAAATTTAAAGAGGTAGTATATTTGCAAAACGAAACAGATGAAGCCATGCAAATTATACGGTTAAACTTACATGTCCCATTAGGTGGTATTCGTGATATTAATGAGTCCTTAAAAAGAGCCGTAATTGGTGGGGTATTATCTACAGTTGAATGTTTGGATGTAGCGAATACGATTTATGGAGGCAGACAGGTAAAGGATTTTATTGAAAAATTGGAGGAGAATATTCCAATACTACAAGACCTTGTTCTGCGGATCACTCCATTAAGAGAGCTGGAAAAGAATATAAAAAGCAGTATTGACGACCATGGCCACATGATGGATAGTGCTTCTCAACGGTTACGCAGTATACGATCTACAATACGAACCCTTGAGAGCAGAGTTAGAGATAAGTTGGACAGCTTTACCAAGACAAAAAGCAATATGTTATCAGATTCAATAATTACCATTCGAAATGATCGGTATGTTCTTCCGGTCAAGCAGGAATATCGTGGTTCGATAGGTGGAATAGTTCATGATCAGTCAGCTTCTGGCCAAACGTTGTTTATGGAACCCAGAGCTGTCGTTGACTTAAATAATCAGCTTCAAGAAGCATCCATTCAAGAAAAGCAAGAGGTAGAGCGAATTCTTCGTGAGTTAAGTGAACAAATCGCGAATCAAGAAGGATTTTTAACTGAGAATATTGCGGTGCTTGGCCAAATTGATTTTATGTTCGCTAGAGCGAAACTGGGAAATAGAATGAAGGCATCCAAGCCGAAGATGAATGAACGTGGAATCATTAAAATGAAACAAGCACGTCACCCATTAATTACTGCCGATGAAGTGGTGGCAAACGATGTAGAAATCGGTGATACTTATACAACTATTGTAATTACTGGTCCGAACACCGGAGGTAAAACGGTGACATTAAAAATGGTCGGATTATGTACATTAATGGCCCAGTCCGGTCTGCAGGTGCCTGCCTTGGATGGCTGTGAATTATCTGTGTTTAAGCAGGTCTTTGCAGATATTGGTGACGAGCAATCCATTGAGCAGAATTTAAGTACATTTTCTTCACATATGACAAATATTGTGAACATCATGGAAGAAGTTGATGATAGATCGCTTGTCTTGTTTGATGAGCTTGGAGCAGGAACCGACCCTCAAGAAGGTGCAGCTCTGGCAATGTCTATATTGGATGAAGTCATCTCCAGAAATGCCCGGGTAATTGCAACGACACATTATCCGGAATTAAAAGCTTTTGGCTACAACCGTGAACAGGTAGTAAATGCTTCGGTTGAATTTGATGTAAACACGTTACGACCAACATATCGATTATTACTGGGAGTACCCGGTAGAAGTAATGCGTTTGAGATTTCAAAGCGTTTGGGTCTACGAACTACTATTATCGAAAATGCAAAATCACATATCGGAACAGATTCTGAAAGTGTGGAAAATATGATTGCTTCTTTGGAAAAATCACAAATAGAAGCAGAAAATGATTATGAAAAAGCTCATGAGATCTTAATGGAAAGTGAAAAAATTCATGAGGAATTAAAGAAGCAATGGAAACAATTTGAGCAAAAAAGAGAAAACTTATTTAAAAAGGCAGAAGAAAAGGCGGAAAAGGCTTTAACTAGAGCTAGAGAAGAAGCAGAAGAGATTGTCCAGGAAATTAGAAGAATGAAAACAGGTGCAGAGTTAAAAGAACATGAATGGATTGAAGCAAAAAAGATGCTTGAGGATGCAAAGCCTGAACTATCTTCTAAGGAGCAGGAAATTCAAACGCCGACACCTTCTACGGCTAAAGAGTTACGTAATGGAGATGAAATAAAACTACTCACAATTAATCAGAAGGGTACTATTGTTGAAAAGATTAATGATAAGGAATATCTAATTCAGGTAGGAATCATGAAAGTAAAAGCTAACCGAAAGGATCTCCAACTAATCGGTAAACAGAAGCAAACGTACGAGAAACCTCTGACTACTGTTAAGGGATCCAATTATCATGTGAAACCTGAGCTCGATCTCCGTGGAGAACGGTTTGAAGATGCTTTACTTCAACTTGAAAAATATATGGATGACGTATTTTTGGCAGGATATTCAAAGGTATCCATTATTCACGGTAAGGGAACAGGTGCATTGCGAAAAGGTGTACAAGATTTTGTAAAGAATCATCCCCGCATCAAGTCATCCAGAGCGGGTGCTGCTGGAGAAGGTGGTAGTGGAGTTACTGTAATAGAATTAAATTAA
- a CDS encoding DUF350 domain-containing protein, giving the protein MGDSFWENIIVETAARYSVVVLCTVVFLSIFELVTSYKNWVEIKSGNFAVAMATGGKIFGIATIFRYSIEHNDTLLQSIGWGVVGFLLLLFGYIMFEFLTPTIKIDEEIGKGNIAVGFISMIISVGLAFVIGASIG; this is encoded by the coding sequence ATGGGCGATAGTTTTTGGGAGAATATAATTGTGGAGACAGCTGCAAGATACAGTGTAGTTGTGTTGTGTACAGTTGTTTTTCTCTCTATATTTGAACTGGTTACTTCATATAAAAATTGGGTGGAAATCAAGAGTGGTAATTTTGCAGTTGCGATGGCTACCGGAGGTAAAATTTTCGGCATCGCAACTATTTTTCGGTATTCGATTGAACATAATGACACCTTGCTACAGAGCATAGGGTGGGGAGTTGTTGGATTTCTTCTTCTATTATTTGGCTATATTATGTTTGAATTTCTAACCCCTACTATTAAGATAGATGAAGAAATAGGTAAAGGGAATATTGCAGTTGGGTTTATATCAATGATTATTTCAGTTGGATTGGCATTTGTTATAGGCGCAAGTATCGGATAA
- a CDS encoding AMP-binding protein: MSQLKRWQKHYPPEIPTSIKYDEKPLFAFLFENAARYPNKKALHFMGKEMTFAELEKQAKKMASYMQSLGFQKGDKAAIMLPNCPQAVVSYYAILMAGGIVIQTNPLYKERELEYQLKDSEATFIVCLDILLPLVTKVSKNTELRHTIVTGIKDYLPFPKNLIYPFVQRKQYNMVVKAEQSEDTHVWTYMMSHSNEDFSPVEVDPLEDLALLQYTGGTTGYPKGVMLTHYNLVANVQMCDAWLYNTKHGEEIILGVLPFFHVYGMTTVMNNSIMTAAKMVLLPQFKVEDVLKTIHKQKPTLFPGAPTIYVGLLNHENLGKYDLSSIKACISGSAPLPVEVQDQFERVTNGKLVEGYGLTETSPVTHANFVWDKRVNGSIGVPWPDTDSKIFRMETDEEADIAEVGEIAVKGPQIMKGYWNKQEETDQILKEGWLFTGDLGYMDEEGYFYVVDRKKDMIIAGGYNIYPREVEEVLYEYEGIQEAVVAGIPDPYRGETVKAYVVLKNGYETTEEALDSYCRKHLAAYKVPRIYEFRDELPKTAVGKILRRKLIDEETEKNNKESKDKKTV, translated from the coding sequence ATGAGTCAGTTGAAAAGATGGCAAAAGCATTATCCACCTGAGATCCCTACAAGTATAAAGTATGATGAAAAACCTTTATTTGCATTCTTATTTGAGAATGCTGCTCGTTACCCGAATAAGAAAGCGCTTCATTTTATGGGGAAAGAGATGACGTTTGCGGAACTTGAAAAGCAAGCGAAGAAGATGGCGAGCTACATGCAATCACTTGGTTTTCAAAAAGGTGATAAAGCAGCAATTATGCTACCTAATTGTCCGCAAGCAGTAGTAAGTTACTATGCCATATTAATGGCCGGAGGGATAGTGATTCAGACTAACCCCCTATATAAAGAGAGGGAACTTGAGTATCAGTTGAAAGATTCAGAAGCTACCTTCATTGTTTGCTTGGACATTTTATTACCACTTGTCACAAAAGTAAGTAAAAATACAGAATTAAGACATACCATTGTTACAGGGATAAAAGACTATCTGCCTTTCCCTAAAAATCTCATCTATCCATTTGTGCAACGAAAGCAATATAATATGGTTGTAAAAGCAGAACAAAGTGAAGATACCCATGTATGGACATACATGATGAGTCATTCGAATGAAGATTTTAGCCCTGTAGAGGTTGATCCATTAGAAGACCTGGCTTTATTGCAATACACGGGTGGAACTACAGGTTACCCAAAAGGTGTTATGCTCACACATTATAACTTGGTTGCCAATGTTCAGATGTGCGATGCTTGGTTATATAATACAAAACATGGTGAAGAAATTATTCTTGGTGTCTTACCATTCTTTCATGTGTACGGTATGACCACTGTCATGAATAATTCAATTATGACTGCTGCCAAAATGGTATTATTACCTCAATTTAAAGTAGAGGATGTTCTAAAGACAATTCATAAACAAAAACCAACACTATTTCCTGGAGCACCTACTATTTATGTAGGATTGCTTAATCACGAGAATTTAGGGAAATATGACCTTTCTTCCATTAAAGCTTGCATAAGTGGTTCTGCCCCTTTACCAGTGGAAGTTCAAGACCAATTTGAAAGAGTAACGAATGGTAAATTGGTGGAAGGGTATGGTTTAACAGAAACGTCGCCTGTTACTCATGCGAACTTTGTTTGGGATAAACGGGTGAATGGAAGTATAGGGGTGCCTTGGCCAGATACCGATTCAAAAATATTTCGAATGGAAACGGACGAAGAGGCGGATATTGCTGAAGTCGGCGAAATTGCTGTAAAAGGCCCGCAAATTATGAAAGGATATTGGAATAAGCAAGAAGAGACAGACCAGATATTAAAAGAGGGATGGCTTTTTACCGGGGACTTAGGTTATATGGATGAAGAAGGTTATTTTTATGTGGTTGATCGAAAAAAAGATATGATTATTGCAGGTGGATACAATATTTATCCTAGAGAGGTGGAAGAGGTTCTGTACGAATATGAAGGTATTCAGGAGGCTGTTGTAGCTGGAATACCTGATCCATACAGAGGGGAAACCGTCAAAGCTTATGTCGTATTGAAAAACGGCTATGAAACTACGGAAGAAGCTTTAGACAGCTATTGCAGAAAGCATTTGGCTGCATATAAGGTACCACGAATATATGAATTCAGAGACGAGCTGCCTAAAACTGCAGTTGGTAAGATTCTAAGAAGAAAGTTAATTGATGAAGAAACAGAAAAAAATAATAAAGAGAGTAAAGATAAAAAAACGGTGTAA
- a CDS encoding TetR/AcrR family transcriptional regulator, which translates to MKKNKPKYKQIIDAAVVVIAENGYHASQVSKIAKKAGVADGTIYLYFKNKEDILVSVFEEKMGQFIEEIEKGISDKQTANDKLLTLIMLHFRQLADNHHLATVTQLELRQSDPELRWKINKVLKPYLLVIDSIIKEGVEENIFRDNLNIQLVRQMIFGTLDETVTNWVMKERKYDLVAQADDVHALLTKGLSVL; encoded by the coding sequence ATGAAAAAAAACAAACCGAAATACAAACAAATTATTGATGCAGCAGTGGTTGTCATTGCGGAGAATGGTTATCATGCTTCCCAGGTATCAAAAATAGCCAAAAAAGCAGGGGTAGCAGATGGGACGATTTATCTTTATTTTAAGAATAAAGAGGATATCCTTGTCTCTGTTTTTGAAGAGAAAATGGGGCAGTTTATAGAGGAAATAGAAAAAGGCATTAGTGATAAACAAACTGCAAACGATAAACTTTTGACGCTTATTATGTTACATTTTCGTCAGCTTGCTGATAATCATCATTTAGCAACTGTAACCCAATTGGAGTTACGGCAATCTGATCCTGAACTAAGGTGGAAAATTAATAAAGTATTAAAACCATACTTATTAGTTATTGACTCCATTATTAAGGAAGGTGTAGAAGAAAATATTTTTCGGGATAATTTGAATATCCAACTTGTTAGGCAAATGATTTTTGGTACATTGGATGAAACAGTTACCAACTGGGTGATGAAAGAAAGAAAATATGACTTAGTGGCCCAAGCAGATGATGTTCATGCTTTATTAACAAAAGGACTTTCTGTATTATAG
- a CDS encoding enoyl-CoA hydratase: MGTLAFETNNQVAYLTIQSPPANALSTRLLSDLSEKLDEIAEDNAIKAVVLKGEGKFFSAGADIKEFTSLQHASDYQSLAEKGQKLFNRIEHYHIPVIAAIHGAALGGGLELAMSCHIRLVSDSAKLGLPELTLGIIPGFAGTQRLPLYVGTSKAYEMVLTGEPISGEEAFRLGLANKALSEEELFPEATKLAEKIANKSKLTINSVMKLIPYAKTGQFYLGVEEEAKEFGQIFGSADAKEGIQAFIEKRKPDFQDK; encoded by the coding sequence ATGGGAACATTAGCATTTGAGACAAACAATCAAGTTGCATATCTAACAATCCAAAGTCCCCCAGCAAATGCATTGTCTACCAGATTATTAAGTGATCTTTCTGAAAAGTTGGATGAAATTGCGGAAGATAATGCTATTAAAGCTGTGGTATTAAAAGGTGAGGGAAAGTTCTTTTCCGCTGGAGCTGATATAAAGGAATTCACTTCACTCCAGCATGCTTCAGATTATCAATCTTTAGCTGAAAAAGGGCAGAAGCTGTTTAATCGTATTGAACACTATCATATCCCTGTAATTGCAGCAATTCACGGAGCTGCACTTGGTGGGGGACTGGAATTGGCTATGTCTTGTCACATAAGACTTGTTAGTGATTCTGCTAAACTAGGTTTACCTGAACTAACGTTGGGTATCATACCAGGATTTGCAGGAACGCAACGACTACCTCTTTATGTTGGAACCTCAAAAGCTTATGAAATGGTACTTACTGGAGAGCCGATTAGTGGAGAGGAAGCATTTCGGTTGGGATTGGCTAATAAGGCACTGTCTGAGGAAGAACTATTCCCGGAAGCTACTAAACTAGCGGAAAAAATTGCGAATAAAAGCAAGTTGACAATTAATAGTGTTATGAAGCTAATCCCATATGCAAAGACAGGTCAGTTTTATTTAGGGGTCGAGGAAGAGGCAAAGGAATTTGGTCAGATATTCGGCTCTGCGGATGCTAAAGAAGGCATTCAGGCATTTATTGAAAAACGTAAGCCAGACTTCCAGGATAAATAA
- a CDS encoding electron transfer flavoprotein subunit beta/FixA family protein — MNIFVLLKKTFDTEEKISVSNGQIEDDGAEFIINPYDEYAVEEAIVQRDAHGGEVTVVTIGDEDSEKQLRTALAMGADKAVLINTEDDLEEGDQFTTAKILEAFFEDKEPDLILAGNVAIDEASGQVGPRVAELLGIPYVTTITSLKIDGEIVNIEKDVEGDVEVIETSLPVLVTCQQGLNDPRYPSLPGIMKAKKKPLEELEIDDLDLDEDELEPKTKTTDIFLPPEKEAGRVLEGEMEEQVQELISLLKNEAKVL; from the coding sequence ATGAATATTTTTGTATTACTAAAAAAGACCTTTGATACAGAGGAAAAGATTTCTGTTTCCAATGGACAAATTGAAGATGATGGAGCAGAATTTATTATTAACCCTTATGATGAGTATGCTGTTGAGGAAGCAATTGTTCAAAGAGATGCACACGGGGGAGAAGTCACGGTAGTAACCATTGGTGATGAAGATTCAGAAAAACAGCTACGTACTGCATTAGCTATGGGTGCTGACAAAGCTGTCTTGATTAATACTGAAGACGACTTAGAAGAAGGTGACCAGTTTACCACCGCTAAAATTCTTGAAGCATTTTTTGAAGATAAAGAACCTGACCTTATTCTTGCGGGGAATGTGGCAATTGATGAGGCCAGTGGCCAAGTGGGTCCTAGGGTTGCAGAGCTATTAGGTATCCCTTATGTTACTACGATTACAAGTTTGAAAATTGATGGAGAAATAGTAAACATTGAAAAAGACGTCGAAGGAGACGTTGAAGTTATAGAAACAAGTCTTCCTGTTCTTGTTACCTGTCAACAGGGACTGAATGACCCGCGTTATCCATCTTTGCCAGGTATTATGAAGGCAAAGAAAAAACCATTGGAAGAATTGGAAATTGATGATTTAGATTTAGATGAAGATGAACTTGAACCAAAAACTAAAACAACAGATATCTTTTTACCTCCAGAAAAAGAAGCAGGGAGGGTGCTGGAAGGTGAAATGGAAGAACAAGTACAGGAGTTAATATCCTTATTAAAAAATGAAGCAAAAGTCCTTTAA
- a CDS encoding electron transfer flavoprotein subunit alpha/FixB family protein, whose amino-acid sequence MSEKYLVIGETRDGSLRNVTFEAIAAAKKINSDGEIVGVVCGNEDLSEQAKEMIYHGADKVITIKHDNLKTYTSEGFGQAIMAVINEENPAGIVMGHTSIGKDLTPKLASKLGTGLISDAVDIETGNGKIEFIRPIYSGKAFERKITTSGLTFVTIRPNNIPSLERDDTRSGEVTSKEVDITDIRTIVKEVIRKASEGVDLSEANVIVAGGRGVKSEEGFKPLQELADVLGGAVGASRGACDAEYCDYSLQIGQTGKVVTPDLYIAVGISGAIQHLAGMSNSKVIVAINKDPEANIFNVADYGIVGDLFEVIPVLIEEIKKIK is encoded by the coding sequence GTGAGTGAAAAATACTTAGTTATTGGTGAAACAAGAGACGGATCTTTACGTAACGTAACATTTGAAGCTATTGCGGCGGCTAAAAAAATAAACTCTGATGGGGAGATCGTTGGCGTAGTTTGTGGAAATGAGGATTTATCCGAGCAGGCAAAAGAAATGATTTACCATGGTGCTGACAAAGTTATCACTATAAAACACGATAATTTGAAAACGTATACATCTGAAGGCTTTGGCCAGGCGATAATGGCTGTAATTAATGAGGAAAATCCTGCAGGAATTGTTATGGGACATACCTCAATTGGAAAAGATCTTACCCCTAAGCTTGCTAGTAAACTTGGAACTGGCTTAATTTCCGACGCGGTTGATATTGAAACAGGAAATGGGAAAATTGAGTTTATTAGACCTATTTATTCTGGAAAAGCATTTGAAAGAAAAATTACAACAAGTGGTCTAACCTTCGTAACAATCCGACCAAACAACATACCTTCACTTGAACGTGATGATACACGTTCGGGCGAAGTTACTTCTAAGGAAGTTGATATTACAGATATTCGTACGATCGTAAAAGAGGTTATACGTAAAGCTTCTGAAGGTGTAGACTTATCCGAAGCGAATGTTATAGTTGCTGGTGGCCGCGGCGTCAAGAGTGAGGAAGGGTTTAAACCGTTACAAGAACTGGCAGATGTTCTTGGTGGCGCTGTAGGCGCTTCCCGTGGGGCATGTGATGCAGAGTATTGTGATTATTCCCTTCAAATCGGGCAAACTGGAAAAGTCGTAACTCCAGATCTATATATTGCTGTAGGTATTTCAGGCGCTATCCAGCATCTAGCCGGTATGTCAAACTCTAAAGTGATAGTTGCTATCAATAAAGATCCAGAAGCGAATATTTTTAATGTGGCGGACTACGGAATTGTTGGTGACTTATTTGAAGTTATCCCAGTGTTAATTGAAGAAATAAAGAAAATTAAATAA
- the trxA gene encoding thioredoxin, with translation MAIVNVTDQNFAEETSKGLVLADFWAPWCGPCKMIAPVLEEIDGEMEEKVQIVKLDVDENQETAGKYGVMSIPTLLLFKDGNVVDQVIGFQPKEALVDLINKHA, from the coding sequence ATGGCAATAGTTAATGTAACAGACCAGAATTTTGCTGAAGAAACTTCGAAGGGTTTAGTATTGGCTGACTTTTGGGCTCCATGGTGTGGACCTTGTAAAATGATTGCACCTGTATTAGAAGAAATTGATGGTGAAATGGAAGAAAAAGTACAGATTGTCAAATTGGATGTAGATGAAAATCAAGAAACTGCTGGTAAATACGGTGTGATGAGTATCCCAACGCTTCTACTATTCAAAGACGGCAATGTAGTTGATCAGGTAATTGGTTTTCAACCAAAAGAGGCTTTAGTTGATCTTATTAACAAACACGCTTAA